The Thalassomonas actiniarum genome contains the following window.
TCGGTATCCACCGCCTCAGCCTGCTTACTGTCGCTTTTATTGAGCAGGACTATCATAGGTACGCCAAGTTCAAGCAACTGGGTGGTGAGATAGAGCTGGCGTTTTAACTGGGTGCTGTCAATCACATTGATCAAACAGTCTATTTGCTTTTCACGGATAAAATCATGACTGATGGTCAGATCTTGCCCTTGTTTCTGGCGCTGGGTTAACGAGCTCAGCCCCGGCAAGTCCGATAACAGCACTTCGCCACCGGCAAGCGAAAAAGCTTTCTGCTTGGCCGCCACGGTAACACCGGACCAGTTGCCCACTTTTTGCTGGCTGCCCGACAACAGATTAAACAGCGTACTTTTACCTGAATTGGCAAAGCCCACCAGGGCATAATGCATCATACGTGACATTAACAATGTTCCACTTTAATTTGGCCTGCAATTTTCTGGCCGATAGAAATTTTAGTATTATGAATTCGAAATGCCATAGGGCCGTTAAAAGGCGCCTTATGGGCCAGGGAGATTTCGCTATCGGGCACAAAGCCCTGTTCCAGCAGCAAAGCGGCTAAGTCGAGATCTTCGGGTAAACGGGAAATAACCGCTTTTTGGTTAGGTTTTAACTCGGCTAGAGTCATATTTAGTTAATCCTTTATGACTTATTTTCGGCCACCCTCGTTAATGAGAATAGCTATCATTTCTATTTTACTCTTTGCAGATAAAAAGTACAGCAAAAAGAACAGCTTTGCCCTGCAGCTTGATTTGCATCAAAAACAAATGCCCTAAATACCAAACATTGACACCAGGCTTTTTTTACCGCAAGTTATTGCCTCGCTAACTATTTTCCCTGAATAATAAGAGCAAAATATGCATGATTTTTATCCCGAAATAGAGCCTTATCAGCACTTTATGCTGGACGCAGACCATGGCCACCAGATTTATGTCGAGCAATGCGGAAACCCGGCAGGACAGCCGGTAGTCTTTATCCATGGCGGCCCCGGTGCCGGCTGCTCGACCAATGACAGGCGTTTTTTCGATCCCGAAAAATACCGTATCATCTTATTCGATCAAAGGGGCTGTGGCCGTTCTTTGCCCCACGGCAGCCTGGAAGAAAACACCACATCGGCGCTGGTGGCGGATATTGAGCGGATACGCCAACACCTGGACATAGAAAAATGGCATGTCTTCGGCGGCTCCTGGGGCTCTACCCTGTCGCTGGTATATGCCCAGCACCACCCACAACAGGTAACCAGCCTGGTGCTGCGCGGCATCTTTCTGGCCCGCCAGCAAGATAGCGACTGGACCTTCTCCGGCGGCGGTGCCAAGCGCATTTACCCCGATCACTGGCAGGCTTATCTTAATGCGTTTCCTCATAAGGAAGGTGAAGGCGAAAGCCAGTCGGATATTCACGGCGCCTATAAATTGATGACGGGGCCGGATAAGGCCCTGGCAGAAAAAATTGCCCGCGCCTGGGCCACCTGGGAAATGTCTTGCTGTACCCTGGCGCCGGACGAAGCTTTCTTAAAAGAAGCCACTACAGACGACAGGTGCTGGAGCCTGGCCCGCCACGAAGCCCATTATATGGTGAACAACTGCTTCCTCAAGGAAAACCAGATCCTGGATAACTGCGATAAGCTCCGGGATATTCCGACCATCATAGTGCACGGCCGCTACGATATTGTTTGTCCTTTGGATAACGCCTGGTTATTACACCAGAAGTTACCCCAGTCACAATTGATCATCAGTGAGCAGTCCGGCCATGCCTCGGTGGAAACCAACACCAAACACCACCTGGTAGCTGCCACCCGGAAAATGCTGGAGTTGGGCTGATACGCTAATACTATTAGGGAGCTTCCGGCTCCCTGATTCTCCGCTAGCGACTTGCCGCTATCTCCCCCGCCTTTTTGTTAATAAAACCTCAGTTGCACACAATCTTGCCAAGAGTTTACACATTTACCACACATTTGTTTGCGATACTCCAGCGAGTAAGTTATCTATTGAGGATAAAAAGCATTATGATATTAACAAGATATAAGTCTTCCCTGTTTACTGGCCGGCTGATCCCCGCAGTAATAATCTCGGCCGTATTAACCGGCTGTGGCGGCAGTTCTTCCTCCGGTAGTTCAAGCGATGACCCGGCGACCGATCCCCCGACAACCAATAGTGCACCGGTAGCCAATGCCGGCGCCGATCAAAGTGTCACCACAGGCGACAGCGTTAACCTCTCCGCCAGCCAGAGCAGCGATGCAGACGGCGATAGCTTAACTTACAGCTGGAGTTTCAGCTCAGTTCCCGGCGGCAGCAGTGCCAGGTTGAACAGTGATTCCGCCAGCAGTACCAGCTTTACCGCCGACCTCGCCGGCAGCTATACCTTATCCCTGGTGGTCAATGACGGTGCCGTCAGCAGCAGCGCCGACTCGGTGACGATCATTGCCGCAGATGCTGGCAGCAGCGACCAGGATAGCCCGACTTATAGCCGCGGAGCAGGGAGTGTAACCACCAGCAATTTATTTTCCTCCGGCACCCGGGTAGCCCCTTTGGGCACCATTACAGATGAAAATAACACCAGCTGGACCGTACCCGCCGAGGTACGCTATAGCGATAACAGTATGCCTTTTGCCTCGGATCTGCATAATGTCTACCAGAGCGGCCATGATTATGACTCCGCCGGTCAGGCCCTTGCCGCCCTGACCGGCGGAGACGGCAGCGACATCATAGAAATCGATGCCGGCGGCGAGCTGATCACCGCCTACATCTTTGCCGACAACTATTTCGAGCTTTATATCAACGGCACGGCAGTTGCCAAAGATCCCGTGCCTTTTACCGATTTTAACTCCAACATCGTGCGTTTTCGCGTAAACCAGCCCTTTACCGCCGCCATGTTGCTGGTGGACTGGGAAGAGAATTTAGCCACAGGCACAGAAGCAAACCAGGGCAGCAACTATCACCCCGGCGACGGCGGCATGGTGGCGGTTTTTAAAGACAGCAGCAATAACATTATCGGCATCACCGACAGCAGCTGGAAGGCGCAAACCTATTATACCGCGCCGCTGACCGATACCAGCTGCTTAAGCCAGTCAAACAATCAGCGCTTATCCGCCAGCTGTTCAATCTCGGCCCCAAACAGCCTGGATGAAATCAGCGCCGCCCACTGGCCGCGCCCGGATAACTGGATGGCAAGCAGCTTTGACGACAGCAACTGGCCCGCTGCTACCAGCTTTAGCAACGATACCGTAGGCGTCGACAACAAGGCTTCCTACACAAACTTTACCGATATCTTCGATGATGCTACTCACGACGCCAGCTTTATCTGGAGCACCAACCTGGTACTGGATAATGAAGTGCTGGTACGCGCTACTATCGGCAGCAGCGATGCCAATATGATCCTAAGCAGCGATGCGGTAAAGTCCGATATGATCTTGCCGCTGGATGCCACCTGCGACGGCATAGGCCTGGGCAGCTTTCCCGCCATAAACTGGGATAATGCTCCCGCAGGCACACAAAGCTTTGCCGTGACCATGCATAACTTTGCCAA
Protein-coding sequences here:
- a CDS encoding FeoA family protein, giving the protein MTLAELKPNQKAVISRLPEDLDLAALLLEQGFVPDSEISLAHKAPFNGPMAFRIHNTKISIGQKIAGQIKVEHC
- the pip gene encoding prolyl aminopeptidase, whose translation is MHDFYPEIEPYQHFMLDADHGHQIYVEQCGNPAGQPVVFIHGGPGAGCSTNDRRFFDPEKYRIILFDQRGCGRSLPHGSLEENTTSALVADIERIRQHLDIEKWHVFGGSWGSTLSLVYAQHHPQQVTSLVLRGIFLARQQDSDWTFSGGGAKRIYPDHWQAYLNAFPHKEGEGESQSDIHGAYKLMTGPDKALAEKIARAWATWEMSCCTLAPDEAFLKEATTDDRCWSLARHEAHYMVNNCFLKENQILDNCDKLRDIPTIIVHGRYDIVCPLDNAWLLHQKLPQSQLIISEQSGHASVETNTKHHLVAATRKMLELG
- a CDS encoding PKD domain-containing protein, with translation MILTRYKSSLFTGRLIPAVIISAVLTGCGGSSSSGSSSDDPATDPPTTNSAPVANAGADQSVTTGDSVNLSASQSSDADGDSLTYSWSFSSVPGGSSARLNSDSASSTSFTADLAGSYTLSLVVNDGAVSSSADSVTIIAADAGSSDQDSPTYSRGAGSVTTSNLFSSGTRVAPLGTITDENNTSWTVPAEVRYSDNSMPFASDLHNVYQSGHDYDSAGQALAALTGGDGSDIIEIDAGGELITAYIFADNYFELYINGTAVAKDPVPFTDFNSNIVRFRVNQPFTAAMLLVDWEENLATGTEANQGSNYHPGDGGMVAVFKDSSNNIIGITDSSWKAQTYYTAPLTDTSCLSQSNNQRLSASCSISAPNSLDEISAAHWPRPDNWMASSFDDSNWPAATSFSNDTVGVDNKASYTNFTDIFDDATHDASFIWSTNLVLDNEVLVRATIGSSDANMILSSDAVKSDMILPLDATCDGIGLGSFPAINWDNAPAGTQSFAVTMHNFANDNDQGDFSKAHSYQVLYDIPASTSSLATGETNIGTFGINGIDGGQSYSAPCSQSPIANDYIITLYALSDAVGSLGLDGAGTDLVTLTDAIAGTTLTSTSLTLSRVRYNPNNDDHVPTSVPSDCATKSAAFAAYSDLVSVSCDNTMMTVTTHTMLPYRSGLDGDKANVGIRSWIGRVPVAEQSSWTLPLQPDYLSSTASNINIHDAIGISVEGVPILHYAKENTNGEIAQLGQDYSDRDTILLGEIDQCGAHAGNGEDYHYHMAPLCMMDSHDPSQPLAYMFDGIPLYFGTAGGVATGGGTDYGAGRYSELNYLPQKVKTGEQPLDECNAYDLHGDGSEYVYYTTREAPYTIACYRGVADQSSSVSPGPHWSRERDLSWAGSDVELSDYDTMTFNNLSWRFIEITPGENNNNITPGDKALILYRQLVRGDDGYQSNANCYTFRYRLDSTDISGSNDTVASHCR